A genomic segment from Odontesthes bonariensis isolate fOdoBon6 chromosome 8, fOdoBon6.hap1, whole genome shotgun sequence encodes:
- the atp6v1f gene encoding V-type proton ATPase subunit F produces MAGRGKLIAVIGDEDTCTGFLLGGIGELNKNRKPNFLVVEKDTSITEIEETFKSFLARNDIGIILINQFIAEMIRHAIDAHMQSIPAVLEIPSKEHPYDASKDSILRRAKGMFCAEDFR; encoded by the exons ATGGCGGGTCGCGGGAAGCTGATCGCCGTTATCGGTGACGAGGACACGTGCACGGGCTTCCTGCTCGGCGGTATCGGTGAACTGAACAAGAACCGGAAACCCAACTTCCTGGTGGTGGAGAAGGACACGAGCATCACGGAGATCGAGGAGACGTTCAA GAGTTTCTTGGCACGGAACGACATCGGCATCATCCTGATCAACCAGTTCATCGCTGAGATGATCCGCCACGCCATCGACGCGCATATGCAGTCCATCCCGGCGGTGCTGGAGATCCCGTCCAAAGAGCATCCCTACGACGCGTCCAAGGACTCCATCCTGCGCCGCGCTAAGGGCATGTTCTGTGCCGAAGACTTCCGTTAG